AAATTGATACCCTGACCGGAGGATCGGGCGAAGATACTTTTGTACTGGGCGATCGGCTCAGGATTTACTACAACGATGGAATGACTGCCGCATTTGGGGTGGCGGTGATTACTGACTTCAATCCCCTGGATGATTTTATTCAACTCTCTGGCAGCGGCACCTATTCGATCGCGGCGGCTCCCACTGGATATGTGGGCAGTGCGATCTACTATCACAACACCAGTGCTGGTTTTGGCCCCAATAGTGATGTGATTGCCATATTTGAGGATTTCTTCACCCTCAGTCTCAGCGCCGATTACATTATCCAGGTGACCTAAACCTAGATGACAGATGACATAAGTCTTAAGCTCTATTAAGCTCTATGTAGATTTAGTTGAATTAACCGATCGATCGCCATTCATACTCGTCTCGGCGATCGGTGGCTGGGCAGTTTGATTTGGCTTAGCTTTTGAAGGCTTTGACTCAACAGGTGCGGCAGCTTGAGGCTCTTTTTTAGTGCTAGTAGTTCCCTTTTTCCCTGGTGCTGTGGCTGGTTGCTGCTCTTGTTTAGTGGATTTACCATCTGTGGTGGCTTTAGATGCTGTAGTAGTTTTATTTTTATGAGAGTTATTAGAGCTGGTTGCTGGTTTAGCCGATCGCTTGGCTCTGGTCGATGCCGAAGATTCAGAAAATGCAGAAGCTTTAGAACTAGTTGCACTTTTCGTTTTGATATTCTTCTGGGCATTACCCGCCCCCGTCGCAGTATTACTGTTAGTTTTAGCAGGCGTTTTTGCAGTTGAAGATGGTTTCGGGTTACTTGTTTTAGAGGTTGCGGCAGTTGAGGTTTTAGTTGATTTAGCTGATTTCTTAGAGCTACTGGTTTTAGGAGTTTTGGCGGTCTTAGTTGCGGTTTTGGCGGCCGTAGATTTGGTTTTAGTAGCTTTAGAGCTAGTTGATGAGATGGTGGTTGGTTTTAGTAAAATTTGAATCAAGCGATCGCGGTAGGTGCGATCGATATAGAGGGCTTGAATTGGCCGTAGCTGCTGCCAAGCGCTCACCCTTTGCTGGCGTAGTTGCTCAGTCAGGGTCGGCATTTTTGTTTCGACATTTTTGCCCAATGCCTTAACCAGAAGCGATGCCAACACAAAACTATCCTGCAACTTGCCGAGTGCTTCCTGGGCAGTCTGAAAATGCTTAATTTCCTTGGCATAGTCTGCACCATAGAAAGCAGTAAAAAACTCGGTTTGATAGCGCACCCGCTTAATTTGCTTGCGCAGATCATGCAGCGCCGCATCATGGGTTTTGAGTTCTGATTCTAGCTGTTCTGGGGCGATCGGTGCGATCGCTAATTTTCCCTCGCTTAAATTAGTGCCCACCAGCCAGCCAGGATGTTGAAACAAATTCACCAGGGTCGGAATTAGCAGATCGGGAATCACAAACTCAGCCGCCAGGTTAGCAATATTGACATCACGATCGATATCAGCAGCTTGGAAGGAGGGTTGCTCCAACCAGTTGGCATAGGTGGCACTGAATTTCTGGTATGGTTTGCTGGCCAGGAGCGATCGCATTTTGGCCAAAGCTACCTTACGTTTTTTGCTCAGATATTTAAACACTTTGGCGAGTAATGCCTGCTCCGCTTCCGGTAGGGTTGGCGCGTAGATATTCTTAAGATCGGCTTGTAAAACATCCAGATCGCGCACCTTGCCCAGATTACGGCCAATCCTGGCCATATTTTTCTCACTTGCGGCCTTGGGCAAATCCAGAATATCGGCAAACACCTGGAGCGTCGATCGCAACCGCCGCATCCCCACCCGCATTTGATGCAGTGCCTCTGGGTCTTCGTCTGCAAATACATCGGGCTCATGCTTGACGATCTTTTGGTAGTGCTTGGCGATCGCCTGTTGGGCACATGTAGCGAAGGTGATCGGGGTGTTGGCTGTGGTATCAGTCTGGTTCTTTTTACGGGCGGTCATAGGACAAAACCGGAGGGTAGCTTACATGGTTAATTCTAGGTTAAGAGATTGCGCAAGCTAGACTCCATAAGATTGATATAACAATTTTCGGCTTTGCAAATAGGGCATGAATTGAATTTGTTGGTCTATGCTTAAAATCCATGCTTAATATGGAAATAGGGGTAGCTTTTGCGCAGTTTTGATCGCAATTGCTGGGATTTGTGGCCTGAATTGGATGGAATTCCCATTTACTCTAAACATAGCTAGAGGTTTGGCAGAATAACCGATATAATTCGACACATCAAGGGTAGAGCCTTGATTTTGTTTACATATATATCTACTTAAGCTCTCTCTAGCAGGCAATTCTGTGGCTTCTCCTGTCAGCTTTGGCCGCGCCAAATTTCTAGGTTTAACGATCGCAACTGTGGCAATGGCGATCGCATTGCTTGGATTGCGCCTGCCCGATCAGCGCTTGTTGTGGGGGGGGATTGCGGCAACTTCTCTTGTGATTATGCCGATCCTGCTGCCAGCCATAAAAAGGGTGTTTTTTAGCTCACCATTGGGGCAAAACTGGCATATTACCTGGGCGAGTGGGTTGGCGATCGCAATCCTGGCAATTTGGGGGCGGTTTACGGCCTTGGATGATACCTTCTGGCTCTGGTTTAATAGCCTGCGTTGGGATGCTTTGGGAGCAGTGGGGCAAATTTTGATTGCGGTTTTGGCGGTGTGGGTGGCCAAGCGGCAAAATGAGATCGCTGAGCGCCTTACGGGGCAACAAAACCTGATTACCCAACAACAAACGATCGATGCTTATTTTCAGGGCATCTCCGATCTGGTGCTTGATCCCGAAGGCCAACTAGAGGACTGGCCATTGGAGCGATCGATCGCCAGGGCTAGAACCTCGGCGATTATGTCTGGCTCTGATGCGGAGGGTAAAGCTAAGATCCTGCGGTTTCTTTCCAGTGCCAACCTGCTCACGCCCTTAAAGCGGGATGGCCTGCTGGGGCGGCCAATCTTGGATGGTTCCGGTGGTTATGTGGTGGACTGGGCGTATGGGATTCGGGTGGTGAGTTTGGGGGTGATGTTGGCGAAGAAGGATCTCAGCAAAACCGATCTGCGCTGGTGCGATCTCAGTGGCGCTAATTTTATTGGCACAGATTTTAGGGGTTGCGATCTCACTGGTGCTAATCTGAGTGGGGCGATCCTGGCGGATGCTAATTTGAGCGGTGTAGATTTAAATATGACCAAGTTGTTTCATGGTGATATTGCTACTGCTTCGCCACGGGATCGGGATCATGAGCCAGATTTTGAGACAGGTGAATATACTGGGGCGATCGTGGCGGCGGCTGATTTTAGTCAGGCGGTGGAATTAATGCCAGAGGCTAAAAAATATATCTGTGCCTGGGGTGGCAACAAAACTAGAAAAACTGTACCGGGAGGGTGTGAGGATGTACCGAATCTGTTGGGGCGTTAAGCGATCGCCACTGGCCTTAGGATCTTTATCTTTACTAGCGATATTGATTGGTAGCAGCATGTTGCCCATGTCCCTAGAGGCTCAAACACAGAACCAGTCTCAAACCCAAACTACACCTTCAAGCCAATCCCAAAACTTATTGCCACCACCGGAAGATACCCCGGAAGAAATCCTGCGCACGGAAATATATGTGGAAGCGCGATCGCCGATCGATGGCAAGTTACTCACCGCAGCGGAATACATTGAACAGCAGGAAGATCTAGAGGCACAGATCGAAAACCTGCCGCCAGAGATGCTGGTCTCAGAAGAGGTGCGCGAGTTAATTGGCTTGCTGAAACTGCGGAAGCTCTTAAAAACTTTTGTACCGTTTTTCTAGGTGGGAGTTGCGATCGCCCCAAAGTATCATTTACCAGAGTTTATCTAGAATCTTTTTGTGTTTCCTTGCCAAGCATAATATTAAAGCCGGTTAAATACCCTAGACTGGGACTGTTGCAACCACGGCAATCAAAACACAAAACAAGGCGATCGTGTTTCATCTTCCATCGGTTGGATTCAAATTCGATCTAAGACATTGTGCGGATATTTGCTTATTGACCTGTTTCTAGCACAATAGAATGATAGATATTTAGATATTAATAGATATTTAGATATTACTTGTAATACTGTGTAATACATGGGACTAACGGCTAGCTAATCGCGTTGAAATTATAGGTAGGAGTGTGCAAGAAGATACTCGTCCCGAAGTACGCAAAGTATTAATTGTGACACTGGTACTTAATGTGGCAGTGTTACTACTGAAGGTGATCGTTGGCATTTGGACTGGGGCATTGAGCTTGGTTGCTGATGCGCTCCATAGCCTGACCGATAGCGCTAACAATATTTTGGGCCTGGTGGCGATCCGCTTTGCCTCGCCCTTTCCCGATCGTGAACATCCCTATGGCCATCGCAAATTTGAGGCCGTGGGCGCGATCGGCATTACCGCGTCACTATTGTTCGTTTGTTTTGAAATTATCCAAGCGGCGATCAATCGACTACTGTCCGGTGGCAAAATCCTGGATATTAATGCCCCAGTGATGTGGATTATGGTTATAGTCTTGGGGATCAATATATTTGTGGCTTTCTATGAGCGACGGGTGGGCAAACGCTTGAATAGCAATATCTTGATCGCCGATGCCTATCACACCATGAGCGACATCTGGATTACCCTGGCGGTAATGCTGGGCTTGGTGGGGATTTGGGTTGGCAATGTCACTGGCTTGAGCTGGCTGAACTGGCTGGATGTGATCGTGGCCTTTCCCGTAGCGGGATTTGCGCTCTGGAGTGCCTGGGAAGTTTTTATGAGCAATCTACCAATTCTGGTGGATGAAGCGGCGATCGCCCCCGAAGAAATTGCCGCGATCGCTAATTCAGTGCCCGGTGTGATTAATTGCCATGACATTGCCTCGCGGGGATTGGTAGGCCAACAGGTATTTATTGAAATGCATATGGTAGTTGCGCCCCAGGATGTGGAAACTGCCCACGACATTACCGAGCGGGTTGAGGATCTATTACTCAATCGCTATGCTCCAGCGCGGATTACGATCCATGTGGAGCCGCCTGAATACGAGTCCGATCGAATCACCTACACCAGCCAGCATGAGTAGTTATCCTGTTGCCCTGTTACCAGTTTCCATCCAGCGTGCCTTGCGGGAAGAACCACAGGTGCCAATGTTTGATGAGCAAGCACCCAAACCACCAACCGATCAAGAGCCTCAGCCAGTTAATGTTGGCAATACGGTTATTTTAGCGCTGGCCTTGATCCTAGGAATTGTGGTGATGATTAGAATTAGTAAACTCTCGGCTGGTGTTTTGCTAGTGATTGGCCTAATCGGAATTACGCTCAGAACCAGAATGCAGTCGCTTCAATATCAAAATCGCCTCCATGAATACGATCAGACTATGGAGCAATATTATGCCATCCTTAATCAGTATTCAGCCAGAGCCGGCCAACATCAAAATTTAGTCAATCGGGCTTTGTCACCGGAAAACTTAGCCAACTTTCGGGCTGCG
The sequence above is a segment of the Pseudanabaena sp. PCC 7367 genome. Coding sequences within it:
- a CDS encoding CHAD domain-containing protein, with translation MTARKKNQTDTTANTPITFATCAQQAIAKHYQKIVKHEPDVFADEDPEALHQMRVGMRRLRSTLQVFADILDLPKAASEKNMARIGRNLGKVRDLDVLQADLKNIYAPTLPEAEQALLAKVFKYLSKKRKVALAKMRSLLASKPYQKFSATYANWLEQPSFQAADIDRDVNIANLAAEFVIPDLLIPTLVNLFQHPGWLVGTNLSEGKLAIAPIAPEQLESELKTHDAALHDLRKQIKRVRYQTEFFTAFYGADYAKEIKHFQTAQEALGKLQDSFVLASLLVKALGKNVETKMPTLTEQLRQQRVSAWQQLRPIQALYIDRTYRDRLIQILLKPTTISSTSSKATKTKSTAAKTATKTAKTPKTSSSKKSAKSTKTSTAATSKTSNPKPSSTAKTPAKTNSNTATGAGNAQKNIKTKSATSSKASAFSESSASTRAKRSAKPATSSNNSHKNKTTTASKATTDGKSTKQEQQPATAPGKKGTTSTKKEPQAAAPVESKPSKAKPNQTAQPPIAETSMNGDRSVNSTKST
- a CDS encoding pentapeptide repeat-containing protein, translated to MASPVSFGRAKFLGLTIATVAMAIALLGLRLPDQRLLWGGIAATSLVIMPILLPAIKRVFFSSPLGQNWHITWASGLAIAILAIWGRFTALDDTFWLWFNSLRWDALGAVGQILIAVLAVWVAKRQNEIAERLTGQQNLITQQQTIDAYFQGISDLVLDPEGQLEDWPLERSIARARTSAIMSGSDAEGKAKILRFLSSANLLTPLKRDGLLGRPILDGSGGYVVDWAYGIRVVSLGVMLAKKDLSKTDLRWCDLSGANFIGTDFRGCDLTGANLSGAILADANLSGVDLNMTKLFHGDIATASPRDRDHEPDFETGEYTGAIVAAADFSQAVELMPEAKKYICAWGGNKTRKTVPGGCEDVPNLLGR
- a CDS encoding cation diffusion facilitator family transporter → MQEDTRPEVRKVLIVTLVLNVAVLLLKVIVGIWTGALSLVADALHSLTDSANNILGLVAIRFASPFPDREHPYGHRKFEAVGAIGITASLLFVCFEIIQAAINRLLSGGKILDINAPVMWIMVIVLGINIFVAFYERRVGKRLNSNILIADAYHTMSDIWITLAVMLGLVGIWVGNVTGLSWLNWLDVIVAFPVAGFALWSAWEVFMSNLPILVDEAAIAPEEIAAIANSVPGVINCHDIASRGLVGQQVFIEMHMVVAPQDVETAHDITERVEDLLLNRYAPARITIHVEPPEYESDRITYTSQHE